A genomic region of Cryptococcus gattii WM276 chromosome F, complete sequence contains the following coding sequences:
- a CDS encoding uncharacterized protein (Similar to TIGR gene model, INSD accession AAW44133.1), with protein sequence MSDQDYSYVEKKDRSEIYSEDDASDPFLVLAQEEESHDIKYRTLSWQKAAVLLFGEYVCLAILALSWSWSVLGWVCGAFITFGLGLVTWYTSYVLWQFCMRHPEARDICDIAAILFVIGFHVFTGAKIFNTLSNHGACTVIFQAVTAIVGILCSLPRTLQHVSLLSIISAIAMFIAIVLSLIYAGIEDAPLGAIEPVRTSIGLPGGGPGFVDGLNAVLNITFLWIGQILYPSFIAEMRRPQDFPKALATLTIAELILFTVTAAVGYHYSGQYSTAPIIGSLSEPWARKSAFAFVLVPTVIIGALYANIAAKFVFKRVLGKTKHMHSHSIVGWGTWIGIVTLIWGIAFVLGNVIPSMGSFLSIMSSAFDSFFGFIFWAIAFWHINEGRLFANAKMTTLTVINILIFILGLFMLGPGLYTSVQEIVYEYAESVRSPFSCASNA encoded by the exons ATGTCGGACCAAGATTACTCCTATGTTGAAAAGAAGGATAGATCAGAAATTTACTCTGAAGATGATGCTTCCGACCCCTTCCTCGTTCTCgctcaagaagaagaatcCCACGACATTAAGTACCGAACATTAAGTTGGCAAAAAGCTGCTGTTCTCCTTTTCGGCGAGTATGTCTGTTTGGCCATCCTTGCCCTTTCCTGGAGTTGGAGTGTTCTTGGATGG GTATGTGGTGCATTTATCACGTTTGGCTTGGGTCTTGTCACTTGGT ACACAAGTTATGTGCTTTGGCAATTTTGCATGAGACATCCTGAGGCTCGAGATATCTGTGACATCGCTGCGATTCTTTTCGTAA TCGGTTTCCACGTTTTCACCGGAGCAAAGA TCTTCAATACTCTCAGTAACCATGGTGCTTGTACAGTCATCTTCCAAGCTGTTACTGCAATCGTTGGTA TTCTCTGTTCTCTCCCCCGAACTCTCCAACATGTCTCTCTCTTGTCCATCATTTCAGCCATTGCGATGTTCATTGCCATCGTCCTGTCCTTGATCTACGCTGGTATCGAGGATGCACCTTTGGGCGCTATCGAACCTGTCCGTACTTCAATCGGTTTACCTGGTGGTGGTCCAGGTTTCGTTGACGGTCTCAACGCCGTTTTGAA CATCACTTTCCTTTGGATTGGTCAGATTCTCTATCCTTCTTTTATCGCCGAGATGAGACGACCCCAAGATTTCCCCAAGGCCCTCGCTACATTGACCATTGCCGAGCTCATTCTTTTCACCGTCACTGCTGCTGTCGGCTACCACTACTCCGGCCAATATTCTACAGCTCCTATTATCGGATCTCTCTCTGAACCTTGGGCTAGGAAGTCTGCTTTCGCGTTCGTGCTTGTCCCAACTGTTATCATTGGAGCCCTCTACGCCAACATCGCTGCCAAATTTGTCTTCAAGCGTGTTCTGGGCAAGACCAAGCACATGCACTCCCACAGTATTGTTGGGTGGGGTACGTGGATCGGAATCGTCACCCTCATTTGGGGTATTGCCTTTGTTCTTGGAAA TGTCATCCCAAGTATGGGTTCTTTCCTTAGTATCATGTCTTCCGCTTTCGACTCTTTCTTCGGCTTCATATTCTGGGCCATCGCGTTCTGGCATATCAACGAGGGTCGTCTTTTTGCCAATGCTAAGATGACAACACTTACTGTTATTAACATCTTAATCTTCATCCTTGGACTATTCATGCTCGGTCCTGGATTGTACACTAGTGTTCAGGAAATTGTCTACGAGTA TGCTGAGAGTGTTCGATCACCTTTCTCTTGTGCTTCAAATGCTTAA
- a CDS encoding Hypothetical Protein (Similar to TIGR gene model, INSD accession AAW44310.1), which produces MSTPEIGGGQRDSSLSALTSSIDNNPSPVDFLNSLLAPLLPPSLPPSNEAQPPSLQPIDTALNDLLTQLSLLSQDTASAIEQGMSDVSRTVPRLGYDLQFMRESASGLSVSLGMVQDRVARQADYEMPNNKFPGGEESEAVKAFRALEKITHLDKLKTRLESARDTLREAESWSTLESEITTLISGKEYAKAGQRLAEASRSMVVFKNEPAEWEERKRLLVSLGDELERVAGEALRDSLKKDDGVDEVRGFWEVFMDMEREEEFKGWYFKERGRELLEAWKEPLVEEGQGEHSLKLSDYLPKFYSLVLQTLSAELSYIPLVFIPESAPSILASFFQSTLDSLDPSFSNRLAAVTDHHGPGALPELVKAWEATVDLGAGVQGLINKIIFNTQGGLLSGGVGEVEAESPTTISTSPGISSSSPNHPIPRANSHSQSKRHQSISRRFSRAPAVSLSPSPGNVDDAWETTLYEPFLDWQSSYSSLERRYLETEVADLKASWEKASMTQGGKDVVSGMISRTAELKDRFEEAIARCRIFTFGFGSLHLIHVVDTCISRFYNDERTAVLNGAKSERDSNKQKDKVDELDLDELDENGGDWSGWQVGLHILDSLQKVAEKLVVMEDELKAELGEYGKMLKAQKGEKWDGEWDGRKVTFGAVSLLQQSTLNNADLHALIVSTPSPILTQSKSSLLKFIRESQIHLQQTILLPLLTQLDTYPSLAVWTKSDKQTKTGSGELYVPQFSLSPTDVITRTSEGLLDLLRVFEVYGGEKALGWSLGSLPFVDGMGHTVALDCLSSSRKNKEASVSTSDPITTATSSSASPAPIPSPSPAPTPETIQTTWISSLTLSLLAHFTSHTLPSIQHLSREGQAQLKEDLGYLENAVRALDVEWSELGEWGRVVEMEEEEWRENMRREGGEGVLAIVGRMRGWKV; this is translated from the coding sequence ATGTCCACTCCTGAAATCGGAGGAGGCCAACGGGACTCATCCCTTTCCGCTCTTACATCTTCTATCGACAACAACCCTTCCCCAGTAGACTTTCTCAACTCTCTCCTAGCACCTCTCCTCCCACCATCTCTCCCACCCTCTAATGAAGCCCAACCACCCTCTCTGCAGCCCATCGACACCGCCTTGAATGACCTCCTTACTCAACTATCGCTCCTGTCACAGGATACTGCGTCAGCGATCGAGCAAGGGATGAGCGATGTAAGCAGGACTGTACCCAGGCTAGGGTATGACCTTCAATTTATGCGGGAGAGTGCCAGTGGGCTGTCTGTCAGTCTGGGAATGGTACAAGACCGGGTTGCAAGACAGGCGGATTATGAGATGCCGAACAACAAGTTTCCTGGTGGTGAAGAGAGCGAAGCTGTAAAAGCTTTCCGTGCGCTGGAAAAGATCACTCATCTGGACAAGCTCAAAACCAGGCTCGAATCTGCGCGGGACACCTTGCGTGAAGCCGAATCATGGTCCACCCTTGAGTCGGAGATCACCACTCTCATCAGCGGGAAAGAGTATGCCAAGGCCGGACAGAGACTGGCCGAGGCAAGTCGGTCAATGGTAGTGTTCAAGAATGAGCCAGCAGAATGGGAAGAACGAAAGAGATTGTTGGTCTCACTTGGAGATGAGCTTGAGCGGGTTGCAGGAGAAGCATTGAGGGATAGCTTGAAAAAGGACGATGGAGTGGACGAAGTGCGGGGGTTCTGGGAGGTATTCATGGATatggaaagggaagaagagttcAAGGGATGGTATTTcaaggaaagaggaagggagTTACTTGAAGCATGGAAGGAGCCACTGGtggaagaaggacaaggtGAACATTCATTAAAGCTATCCGACTATCTCCCCAAGTTTTACTCCCTCGTTCTCCAAACCCTTTCAGCCGAGCTGTCGTATATCCCCCTCGTCTTTATTCCAGAATCAGCACCCTCGATTTTGGCGTCATTCTTCCAATCCACACTCGACTCTCTTGACCCGTCATTCTCAAACCGCCTCGCCGCCGTTACAGACCATCACGGCCCTGGCGCCCTTCCTGAACTAGTCAAGGCATGGGAAGCGACTGTTGATTTGGGGGCGGGAGTCCAAGGATTGATTAACAAGATTATATTCAACACTCAAGGAGGCTTGCTTAGCGGTGGTGTTGGTGAAGTCGAAGCTGAATCACCCACGACTATCTCAACCTCCCCAGGCATCTCATCGTCTTCGCCAAACCATCCCATTCCCCGCGCAAACTCGCACTCCCAATCCAAACGACATCAGTCCATCTCTCGCAGATTCTCCCGGGCACCCGCTGtctctctttccccttctcccGGCAACGTCGATGACGCTTGGGAGACGACCCTATATGAACCATTCTTGGATTGGCAGTCTTCCTACTCTTCTTTGGAAAGGAGGTATCTGGAAACGGAAGTGGCGGACTTGAAGGCATCGTGGGAGAAGGCAAGCATGACGCAGGGTGGGAAGGACGTAGTGAGCGGGATGATATCGCGTACGGCCGAGCTCAAGGATAGGTTTGAGGAGGCGATAGCCCGCTGCAGGATATTCACTTTTGGCTTCGGATCACTTCATCTTATCCATGTGGTGGATACTTGCATCTCCAGATTCTACAACGATGAACGGACCGCCGTCCTCAACGGCGCAAAGTCCGAGAGGGATAGTAACAAGCAGAAGGATAAAGTGGATGAGCTCGATTTGGATGAGTTGGATGAAAACGGTGGGGATTGGAGTGGATGGCAAGTAGGCCTACATATTCTTGATTCGCTCCAAAAGGTGGCAGAGAAGCTCGTGGTTATGGAAGATGAGCTGAAAGCCGAGTTGGGCGAGTACGGCAAGATGCTCAAGGCCCAAAAGGGAGAGAAGTGGGATGGCGAATGGGACGGAAGAAAAGTAACTTTTGGCGCTGTGTCCCTTTTGCAACAGTCCACGCTCAACAATGCCGACTTACACGCTCTCATTGTCTCCACGCCGTCACCCATATTGACCCAATCTaaatcttctcttctcaaATTCATCCGTGAATCCCAAATCCATCTCCAACAGActatccttcttccccttctcaCCCAACTCGACACATACCCTTCTCTCGCAGTATGGACCAAGTCGGATAAACAAACAAAAACAGGAAGCGGAGAACTGTACGTACCACAATTCAGTTTGAGTCCAACGGATGTGATCACTAGGACATCAGAGGGGCTATTGGATTTGTTGAGGGTATTCGAGGTGTATGGTGGGGAAAAGGCGTTGGGATGGAGTTTGGGAAGTTTGCCGTTCGTTGACGGGATGGGACACACTGTCGCTCTTGATTgcctttcctcctccagaAAGAATAAGGAAGCCTCTGTATCGACATCCGACCCAATAACAACAGCAACATCGAGCTCAGCATCACCCGCTCCCatcccttccccttcccccGCGCCTACACCGGAGACCATCCAAACCACCTGGATATCGTCTCTCACGCTCTCCCTCCTTGCACACTTTACCTCTCACACCTTACCCTCCATCCAGCATCTCTCTCGGGAAGGGCAAGCACAACTAAAAGAAGATTTGGGATACCTGGAGAATGCGGTGAGGGCGTTAGATGTGGAGTGGAGTGAGCTTGGAGAGTGGGGGAGGGtggtggagatggaagaagaggagtgGAGGGAGAATATGAGGCGGgaaggaggggaaggagTTCTGGCAATTGTAGGGAGAATGAGGGGGTGGAAGGTCTAA